The following proteins are co-located in the Pochonia chlamydosporia 170 chromosome 6, whole genome shotgun sequence genome:
- a CDS encoding NAD dependent epimerase/dehydratase family protein (similar to Pyrenophora tritici-repentis Pt-1C-BFP XP_001937946.1) — MADEKPSVLIIGGLGYVGRFLALHIHQKKLASEVRLVDKVLPQLAWLGPEFAEACSQDKFMQADASRPEGLARIFDRANGKEWDYVFNCGGETRYSQEDEVYKLRSLNLSLAVGKEAAKRKVKAFVELSTGMVYKSDSSPSKETDKLKPWSKIAVFKLQAEEELAKIDGLNLVIVRLPHVYGPYASQWVATALCMARVYQHLEGEMKWLWTKDLRSNTVHIDDASRALWDIAAWYAAGKPQWNPSQMGKVPTFNVVDKGETNQGMMADIIGEIFKIETGFQGQLISTFARMNLDSVVDDVNDEILGPWADLLADAGITRPGPLTPFMEKELLKDTDLSMDGSRLEKLLNFKYEKPVITRELVEEVIESYKRMKWWP; from the exons ATGGCGGACGAAAAACCCTCCGTTCTAATTATCGGCGGCCTGGGCTACGTGGGCCGTTTCTTAGCACTGCATATCCATCAGAAGAAGCTGGCTTCGGAGGTGCGATTAGTGGACAAGGTTTTGCCTCAATTAGCCTGGCTAGGCCCAGAGTTCGCTGAAGCTTGTTCTCAGGACAAGTTTATGCAGGCGGATGCCAGCAGACCCG AAGGCTTGGCACGGATATTTGACCGTGCGAATGGTAAAGAGTGGGACTATGTCTTCAATTGCGGCGGTGAGACAAGATACTCCCAGGAGGACGAAGTTTATAAACTGAGATCCCTCAACCTCTCCTTGGCTGTGGGCAAGGAAGCTGCGAAACGAAAGGTGAAGGCTTTTGTAGAGTTGAGCACTGGCATGGTGTACAAGTCGGACTCGTCACCTAGCAAAGAGACGGACAAGCTAAAACCATGGAGCAAGATTGCGGTGTTCAAACTACAAGCTGAAGAGGAACTAGCTAAAATTGACGG ACTCAATTTGGTCATTGTTCGTCTACCACACGTGTATGGCCCATATGCATCGCAGTGGGTGGCCACGGCTCTGTGTATGGCCCGTGTCTATCAGCACCTTGAGGGAGAAATGAAATGGCTCTGGACTAAAGACCTCCGATCTAACACAGTGCACATCGACGATGCGTCGCGAGCGCTATGGGATATTGCTGCATGGTATGCTGCCGGTAAGCCCCAATGGAACCCATCCCAGATGGGCAAAGTGCCGACTTTCAACGTTGTGGACAAAGGCGAGACCAACCAGGGGATGATGGCCGATATTATTGGCGAGATTTTCAAGATTGAGACGGGCTTTCAGGGCCAGTTGATCAGCACATTTGCTCGTATGAATCTGGATAGTGTGGTTGACGATGTTAATGACGAGATTCTTGGCCCCTGGGCCGACTTGCTTGCAGATGCGGGAATCACACGGCCAGGGCCACTCACCCCATTTATGGAGAAGGAGCTCCTCAAAGACACAGATCTCAGCATGGACGGCAGCCGattggagaagctgctcaaCTTCAAATACGAGAAACCAGTCATCACCAGgga